From Methanocella paludicola SANAE, a single genomic window includes:
- a CDS encoding tetratricopeptide repeat protein, which produces MKDIVRALGLITKGLLVDGRAEEPGAEKARAYLGRRDYAHAAEELKKAISSHPDDPEAHYDLGVALVRAGKLDDAMGSFVAAIKLDPGFAEAHYNLGVVFAKKGMLDDAIREYNRAARLRPDYAKAHFNLALALTNKGLHDHAKSELMAVGGIRRRQALEHYNRGVELAGRDEAILSMAEFREALRLDPGLYQAYNNIGAMLAHNGMIDRAVAEYGRGLSINPDDPELHFNMALALSAREDHGAALKELGEAVRLSPNFAEAHYSLGKTLAALDKLDWAVSEYKEALSLDPGLSMAYLDMGVALEESGDLEAAAGAYRDFIKSWKFEYGALWEFADRRLNDLEKAPASPPGPRSIYPTAAK; this is translated from the coding sequence ATGAAGGATATCGTAAGAGCTTTGGGCTTGATCACTAAAGGCCTTCTCGTGGACGGCAGGGCTGAAGAGCCCGGCGCCGAGAAGGCCAGGGCGTACCTGGGCAGACGGGACTACGCCCATGCGGCCGAAGAGCTCAAGAAGGCTATCTCATCTCATCCTGACGACCCCGAAGCACATTATGATCTGGGCGTAGCCCTCGTGCGCGCAGGTAAGCTGGACGATGCCATGGGATCGTTCGTCGCCGCCATCAAGCTGGACCCCGGGTTCGCGGAGGCGCATTATAACCTGGGCGTCGTCTTCGCGAAGAAGGGCATGCTCGACGACGCCATAAGGGAGTACAACCGGGCCGCGAGGCTCAGGCCGGACTACGCGAAGGCCCACTTTAACCTGGCCCTGGCGCTCACCAACAAGGGCCTCCACGACCACGCGAAGAGCGAGCTCATGGCTGTCGGGGGCATCCGGCGCAGGCAGGCCCTGGAGCACTACAACAGGGGCGTGGAGCTGGCCGGCCGGGACGAGGCCATACTATCGATGGCCGAGTTCAGGGAGGCGCTCAGGCTCGACCCGGGCCTGTACCAGGCATATAACAACATCGGCGCAATGCTCGCCCATAACGGGATGATCGACCGGGCCGTGGCCGAGTACGGGCGGGGGCTCAGCATCAACCCGGACGACCCGGAGCTCCACTTCAACATGGCGCTCGCCCTGAGCGCAAGGGAAGACCACGGCGCCGCCCTGAAGGAGCTCGGCGAGGCCGTGCGGCTGAGCCCGAACTTCGCCGAGGCCCACTACAGCCTGGGGAAGACCCTGGCCGCGCTCGACAAGCTGGACTGGGCCGTTTCCGAGTATAAGGAGGCCCTTAGTCTGGACCCCGGCCTGAGCATGGCCTACTTAGACATGGGCGTTGCGCTCGAGGAGTCGGGGGACCTTGAGGCGGCTGCCGGCGCTTACCGGGACTTCATCAAGAGCTGGAAGTTCGAGTACGGCGCGCTGTGGGAGTTCGCCGACCGGCGGCTGAACGACCTGGAGAAGGCGCCGGCCTCGCCTCCTGGCCCGCGAAGTATTTATCCGACGGCCGCCAAGTAG
- a CDS encoding shikimate kinase — protein sequence MRGHGIAFGAGTVINAIATYKGSAFGITLKTEAEVTLRGDLVEGEIEGGGDTRLIERACELVLEEFDVDSGAKIRTKSQVPQASGLKSSSAAANATVLATLRAIGRDMEPLDMVRLGVRAALDTGVSITGAFDDACASMLGGIVVTDNRNNELLKREPVESDVIIYAPDKKAFSSQTNVARSRAIGPWVDAAFDMAMRGEYRRAMTLNGFLYTAALGYSPEPMMAALELGVDAVSLSGTGPSYVALASGEKLEELRAAWSSYPGKVMITRTNNTGAHTLR from the coding sequence ATGAGAGGCCACGGGATAGCGTTCGGCGCGGGCACGGTCATTAACGCCATCGCCACATATAAGGGGAGCGCCTTCGGCATCACATTAAAGACTGAGGCCGAAGTCACCCTGAGGGGCGACCTCGTTGAGGGCGAGATCGAGGGCGGCGGGGACACGAGGCTCATCGAGAGGGCCTGCGAGCTCGTGCTCGAAGAGTTCGATGTCGACTCCGGGGCGAAGATCAGAACTAAAAGCCAGGTGCCCCAGGCGAGCGGCCTGAAGTCCTCCAGCGCCGCGGCCAACGCCACCGTGCTTGCCACGCTGCGGGCCATAGGCAGGGATATGGAGCCCCTGGACATGGTGCGCCTCGGCGTGAGGGCGGCACTGGATACCGGCGTGTCCATCACGGGCGCCTTCGACGACGCGTGCGCCTCCATGCTGGGCGGGATCGTCGTTACTGATAACCGGAATAACGAGCTGCTGAAGCGGGAGCCCGTCGAGTCGGACGTCATCATCTATGCGCCCGATAAGAAGGCCTTTTCAAGCCAGACGAACGTCGCCCGGTCACGGGCCATCGGGCCCTGGGTGGACGCCGCGTTCGACATGGCCATGCGGGGCGAATACCGCAGGGCGATGACCCTGAACGGCTTCCTGTACACGGCCGCGCTCGGCTATAGCCCGGAGCCCATGATGGCGGCGCTAGAGCTGGGCGTCGACGCTGTGAGCCTTTCCGGCACGGGGCCTTCGTACGTGGCGCTGGCCTCCGGCGAGAAGCTCGAAGAGCTAAGGGCCGCCTGGTCGTCCTACCCCGGCAAAGTCATGATCACGAGAACGAACAACACAGGAGCTCATACGCTCAGGTGA
- a CDS encoding EFR1 family ferrodoxin (N-terminal region resembles flavodoxins. C-terminal ferrodoxin region binds two 4Fe-4S clusters.): MVSACILYFSQTGNTEKVAYTIAGRFQGEGVDNVTLHLEDAADFPEAYEDSDIVGVGFPTFFGYPPPHVMKFIRRLKGKGRSAFVFTTYGGTTAGDSLFDAAMALSKRGFRVLGGLKVEAFDNYPQSIWLKINEGRPNEIDLARSEEFAARILKAHSERQGIEPEALASTNPFFIKNRGKPRKKTVGALREKVEGKVIFNKELCLFCETCKKSCPTKSITSGEAHPEFSWKCIDGMRCYQCVRVCPGKALLYEQPISDKEYKKLLKGIADTPEEKARAYIVP; encoded by the coding sequence ATGGTCAGCGCGTGCATCCTGTACTTTTCACAGACCGGCAACACCGAGAAGGTGGCCTACACCATAGCGGGACGCTTCCAGGGCGAAGGCGTGGACAACGTGACCCTCCACCTCGAGGACGCCGCGGACTTCCCGGAGGCCTACGAGGATTCGGACATCGTGGGCGTGGGATTCCCCACGTTCTTCGGCTACCCGCCCCCTCACGTCATGAAATTCATCCGGCGCCTCAAGGGCAAGGGCAGGAGCGCCTTCGTCTTCACCACGTACGGGGGCACCACGGCCGGCGATAGCCTGTTCGACGCTGCCATGGCGCTATCGAAGCGGGGCTTCAGGGTCCTGGGCGGCCTGAAAGTCGAGGCCTTCGATAATTATCCCCAGAGCATCTGGCTTAAGATCAATGAGGGCCGGCCCAACGAGATCGACCTGGCCCGGAGCGAGGAGTTCGCCGCGCGGATACTTAAGGCGCATAGCGAGCGCCAGGGCATCGAGCCGGAGGCGCTGGCCAGCACGAACCCGTTCTTCATTAAGAATCGCGGCAAGCCCCGGAAGAAGACCGTGGGAGCCCTGCGCGAGAAGGTGGAAGGCAAAGTAATATTCAACAAGGAGCTCTGCCTGTTCTGCGAGACCTGCAAGAAATCCTGCCCCACGAAGAGCATCACCTCCGGCGAGGCCCACCCCGAGTTCAGCTGGAAGTGCATCGACGGCATGCGCTGCTACCAGTGCGTCCGGGTATGCCCTGGCAAGGCGCTGCTATACGAGCAGCCCATATCGGACAAGGAATACAAGAAGCTGCTCAAGGGCATCGCCGACACCCCCGAGGAAAAGGCTCGGGCATATATCGTTCCCTGA
- a CDS encoding prephenate dehydrogenase/arogenate dehydrogenase family protein, which produces MPFKVLVVGGAGGMGRWCTSLFKNSGMEVSISSRRDASDVARSLGVGLSSPGDAGSFDIVVLSVPIDAVEHVASGVAPKMRQGSLLMDMSSLKVKPVESMLRHSPPGVEVIGAHPLFGPGSDGRGMSIALVPTERSERWFSIIRDLFEDAGYGVLVTTAERHDRDMAVVQGLTHFMYVAMGRALERSNADLNEASAFRTPVYGITKELLGRVLSQSPGLYALIQSSGPAGELRRAFVGACEELSSELDAGDLEGFARDFGSAARYYGDTEGARKRSERIVRDYMEPRLRAMDAVGKERAFELDGRVVYGVVKHAGPDDFTLETSDGTIILKYEDVSDASDRACQEPLVSRDILVKLPIGADPSILQWALSNIDGVKRAGFETADALGPDFVACRFTVSVPAGRSDEVLQKVLKTIWGLGLEVK; this is translated from the coding sequence ATGCCGTTTAAGGTGCTCGTCGTGGGCGGGGCCGGCGGGATGGGCCGGTGGTGTACCTCGCTTTTCAAGAACTCCGGGATGGAGGTGTCCATCAGCTCGAGGCGGGACGCCTCGGATGTGGCGCGGTCGCTCGGCGTCGGATTATCGAGCCCTGGCGATGCAGGATCGTTCGATATCGTAGTCCTGTCGGTCCCGATCGACGCCGTCGAGCACGTTGCCTCCGGGGTCGCCCCAAAAATGAGGCAGGGCTCGCTGCTCATGGACATGTCCTCGCTCAAGGTGAAGCCCGTCGAGTCTATGCTCCGGCACTCGCCCCCGGGAGTGGAGGTCATCGGCGCCCACCCGCTGTTCGGCCCAGGCTCCGACGGCCGGGGAATGAGCATTGCCCTCGTGCCCACGGAGCGGAGCGAGCGCTGGTTTTCGATCATCCGTGACCTCTTCGAGGATGCCGGCTACGGCGTGCTCGTGACCACTGCGGAGAGGCACGACAGGGACATGGCCGTCGTCCAGGGCCTGACCCATTTCATGTACGTCGCCATGGGCCGCGCGCTCGAAAGGTCGAACGCGGACTTAAATGAAGCCTCGGCCTTCCGGACGCCCGTCTACGGGATCACTAAAGAGCTGCTCGGCCGGGTCCTGTCCCAGAGCCCCGGGCTTTATGCGCTCATACAGTCGTCCGGGCCCGCGGGCGAGCTCAGGAGGGCATTCGTCGGGGCGTGCGAGGAGCTATCGTCGGAGCTGGACGCCGGGGACCTTGAGGGCTTCGCCCGGGACTTCGGGTCCGCCGCCCGCTACTATGGCGATACAGAAGGGGCCCGGAAGCGCTCCGAGCGCATCGTCCGGGACTATATGGAGCCCCGGCTTCGGGCCATGGACGCCGTGGGCAAGGAGCGTGCCTTCGAGCTCGACGGCCGGGTCGTCTACGGGGTCGTGAAGCACGCGGGGCCCGACGACTTCACCCTGGAGACTTCCGACGGCACTATCATTCTCAAGTACGAGGACGTCAGCGATGCCAGCGATCGCGCCTGCCAGGAGCCCCTCGTGAGCCGGGACATCCTGGTGAAGCTGCCCATCGGCGCCGACCCCTCGATCCTCCAGTGGGCGCTGTCGAACATCGACGGCGTGAAGCGCGCAGGCTTCGAGACAGCAGACGCCCTCGGCCCTGACTTTGTCGCCTGCCGGTTTACCGTCAGCGTGCCCGCCGGCAGGAGCGACGAGGTGCTGCAAAAGGTATTAAAAACGATATGGGGGTTGGGGCTCGAGGTAAAGTGA
- the aroE gene encoding shikimate dehydrogenase translates to MITLYGVIGDPVAHSLSPAMHNAAFKALGMDCYYAPFHVKGRYLYEAVNGARALGFGGLNVTVPHKEAVIRFVEADQAVRDIGAANTIDFHTNKAYNTDAPGAIASLRDSGVRVKGRNVLVMGAGGAARAVTYGLLKEGATVTIANRTAPKAADLAAYMREYGDVFGTGMDSLAEKVAISDVIVNTTTVGMGEDRTLVTAAMLGPEQAVFDLVYKPVETQLLKEAKAAGAKAIDGITMLARQGALSFEIWTGVKPPLDVMERSARDAV, encoded by the coding sequence ATGATCACGTTGTACGGCGTCATCGGCGACCCGGTCGCGCACTCGCTTTCTCCGGCCATGCACAACGCGGCCTTCAAGGCCCTGGGCATGGACTGCTATTATGCCCCCTTCCACGTCAAAGGCCGATACCTCTACGAGGCAGTCAACGGGGCCCGGGCCCTGGGATTCGGGGGCCTCAACGTCACGGTGCCCCACAAGGAGGCCGTCATACGGTTCGTCGAGGCCGACCAGGCCGTCCGCGACATCGGCGCCGCCAACACCATCGATTTTCATACGAACAAAGCGTACAACACCGACGCCCCTGGAGCGATAGCATCGCTCAGGGACAGCGGCGTCAGGGTGAAGGGCAGGAACGTGCTCGTGATGGGCGCCGGGGGCGCCGCCAGGGCCGTGACATACGGACTATTAAAAGAAGGCGCAACGGTCACCATCGCCAACCGCACCGCGCCCAAGGCGGCAGACCTTGCCGCATACATGCGGGAGTACGGCGACGTGTTCGGCACCGGCATGGACTCGCTGGCCGAAAAGGTGGCTATCTCGGACGTCATCGTCAACACGACCACCGTGGGCATGGGCGAGGACCGGACCCTGGTCACGGCCGCCATGCTCGGCCCTGAGCAGGCGGTATTCGACCTGGTGTATAAGCCTGTGGAGACACAGCTCCTCAAGGAGGCGAAGGCGGCCGGGGCGAAGGCCATCGACGGCATCACCATGCTGGCAAGGCAGGGCGCCCTGTCCTTCGAGATATGGACGGGCGTGAAGCCGCCGCTCGACGTCATGGAGAGGAGCGCCAGGGATGCCGTTTAA
- a CDS encoding MBL fold metallo-hydrolase, translating into MKVTFLGTNGWFDSETGNTICTLLEADGRHVVLDAGNGIHKLGRYIKNKPVDLFLSHYHFDHIEGLHTIVMLPLESLRIFGMEGTEKALRAIIKKPYTVPLGEGPFPVEVYELPRDRAKAPYLEDFGLLMHSDPCMGYRFRLGGLTIAYCTDTGLCDNLIRLGRDADLLITECSELPGRHSDRWPHLNPEDALAAAEKSGAKKLALTHFNAHLYDTPGARKEIERSNNGLIAAYDGLELEL; encoded by the coding sequence ATGAAAGTCACGTTCCTGGGCACGAACGGCTGGTTCGACAGCGAGACGGGCAACACGATATGCACTCTCCTGGAGGCGGACGGCCGGCACGTGGTCCTCGACGCCGGGAACGGCATCCACAAGCTGGGCAGATACATAAAAAATAAGCCGGTAGACCTCTTTCTCAGCCACTACCACTTCGACCACATCGAGGGCTTGCACACTATCGTAATGCTCCCGTTAGAGAGCCTGCGGATATTCGGGATGGAGGGCACGGAAAAGGCGCTCCGTGCCATCATCAAGAAGCCCTACACCGTTCCCCTGGGCGAAGGCCCCTTCCCGGTCGAGGTGTACGAGCTGCCCCGGGACAGGGCGAAGGCGCCCTACCTCGAGGACTTCGGGCTTCTCATGCATTCCGACCCTTGCATGGGATACCGGTTCCGGCTGGGCGGCCTCACGATCGCCTACTGCACGGACACCGGGCTATGCGATAATCTCATAAGGCTCGGCAGGGACGCGGACCTGCTCATCACGGAGTGCTCCGAGCTCCCGGGCCGCCACAGCGACCGGTGGCCTCACCTGAACCCGGAGGACGCCCTCGCGGCGGCGGAAAAGTCCGGGGCAAAAAAGCTGGCGCTGACGCATTTTAATGCTCACTTATACGACACGCCCGGCGCACGTAAAGAGATCGAGCGCTCGAATAACGGCCTCATCGCGGCATACGACGGCCTTGAGCTCGAGCTTTAG
- a CDS encoding DJ-1/PfpI family protein: MVIFMEFSLDNTEIVLVAAPEGFRDEELFVPEDVFSGVGAFVLTASTTKKPIYGSQGGSTLPDLHIEDIKVDSLNALVIAGGKGAREHLWHNEALLRKVREANEKGKVIGAICISGAIPAIAGIMRGRRGTVYPDTGALEVLKENGETYVNEGVVVDGNVVTGAGPTYAKEFAETILALLKERLPAAAQM; the protein is encoded by the coding sequence ATGGTAATCTTCATGGAGTTCAGCCTTGATAACACGGAGATCGTGCTGGTCGCGGCCCCGGAGGGGTTCAGGGACGAGGAGCTGTTCGTGCCCGAGGACGTTTTTTCGGGGGTGGGCGCCTTCGTGCTCACGGCCAGCACGACTAAGAAGCCGATATACGGCTCGCAGGGCGGTTCGACGCTCCCCGACCTGCACATCGAGGACATCAAAGTCGACAGCCTGAACGCCCTGGTCATCGCCGGCGGGAAGGGCGCCCGGGAGCACCTGTGGCACAATGAGGCGCTGCTTCGAAAGGTCAGGGAGGCGAACGAGAAGGGCAAGGTCATCGGAGCTATCTGTATATCGGGCGCAATACCCGCTATCGCGGGCATCATGCGGGGCCGCAGGGGCACCGTATACCCCGATACCGGGGCGCTGGAAGTGCTGAAAGAGAACGGCGAGACCTACGTGAACGAGGGCGTCGTCGTAGACGGGAACGTGGTCACGGGGGCGGGGCCCACGTACGCTAAGGAGTTCGCCGAGACAATATTAGCGCTGCTAAAGGAAAGGCTGCCCGCTGCCGCTCAGATGTAG
- a CDS encoding glycosyltransferase family 4 protein, with protein MRIAFFAWEYPPRLVGGLGTYAEYITREYVRLGHDVAVFTMNNGGLKTSEVVHGVSVHRPLGVDFSDLLKVISDGELRSWGGQLRFFSSIMVNDILCCAKLANQLTRAEGVKFDMACVHDWMGAMAAPTLKGELSLPVVFHVHSTEWGRSGGRGSKAVGDIEYLGATTADDIVTVSYAMKEDLAGHGWPAEKIHVVWNGIDPDTYGPSKAVPREVEALRKRYGIADGQKMILFVGRLNWVKGIMNLVQAMPAVLKEHPEAKLVILGTGGEENDIRSLVSRLGLEKSVACRFEFVSEKERILHYAASDLCVFPSLYEPFGIVSLEAMAMEKPIVVGASGVSGLKEQVVNSGPERTGVHVDGNSPADIAWGILEALRDEGRMKAWGQAARKRVLEYFTWDKAARETLSIYEGLLHGRR; from the coding sequence GTGAGGATCGCCTTCTTCGCATGGGAGTACCCGCCGAGGCTGGTGGGCGGCCTGGGCACATACGCAGAGTACATCACCCGGGAGTACGTGAGGCTAGGGCACGACGTCGCCGTGTTCACGATGAACAACGGCGGCCTGAAGACCAGCGAGGTGGTCCACGGCGTCTCGGTGCACCGGCCCCTGGGGGTCGACTTCTCAGACCTCCTGAAGGTCATCTCGGACGGCGAGCTAAGGTCGTGGGGAGGCCAGCTGCGCTTTTTCAGCTCCATCATGGTCAATGACATACTGTGCTGTGCCAAGCTGGCCAACCAGCTCACGAGGGCGGAGGGGGTTAAGTTCGACATGGCCTGCGTCCACGACTGGATGGGCGCCATGGCCGCGCCCACGCTGAAGGGCGAGCTATCCCTGCCCGTCGTGTTCCACGTCCACTCGACAGAATGGGGCAGGAGCGGCGGGCGCGGGAGCAAGGCCGTGGGCGATATCGAGTACCTGGGCGCCACAACTGCCGACGATATAGTCACGGTGAGCTATGCCATGAAGGAAGACCTGGCCGGCCACGGCTGGCCCGCCGAAAAGATCCACGTCGTCTGGAATGGCATTGACCCGGATACGTATGGCCCGTCTAAAGCCGTCCCGCGAGAAGTCGAAGCGCTAAGGAAGCGCTATGGCATCGCGGACGGCCAGAAGATGATACTGTTCGTGGGACGGCTCAACTGGGTCAAGGGCATCATGAACCTGGTGCAGGCCATGCCCGCCGTGCTCAAGGAGCACCCGGAGGCGAAGCTCGTCATCCTGGGCACCGGGGGCGAGGAGAACGACATCCGGAGCCTCGTGTCACGGCTCGGCCTTGAAAAAAGCGTCGCCTGCCGGTTCGAGTTCGTTTCTGAAAAGGAGCGTATACTCCATTACGCGGCCTCGGACCTCTGCGTCTTCCCGTCATTATATGAGCCGTTCGGCATCGTGAGCCTGGAGGCCATGGCCATGGAAAAGCCCATCGTGGTCGGGGCGAGCGGCGTATCAGGCCTCAAGGAGCAGGTGGTCAACTCGGGCCCCGAAAGGACCGGGGTGCACGTCGACGGGAACTCGCCGGCGGATATCGCATGGGGCATCCTGGAGGCATTAAGGGACGAGGGCCGCATGAAGGCCTGGGGACAGGCCGCCCGGAAAAGGGTCCTGGAGTACTTCACCTGGGATAAGGCGGCCAGGGAAACGCTGAGCATATACGAGGGGCTTCTGCATGGCCGACGGTGA
- a CDS encoding chorismate mutase has protein sequence MSLEEVREEVKKVDLEILRLLAKRMQLAGRIVEIKKKEGIAINDDKQNELVVKRAMEKALELGLDTGAVKELFKVIIDMSISRQHELSGEGRLP, from the coding sequence ATGTCCCTTGAAGAAGTCCGAGAGGAAGTTAAGAAAGTAGACCTCGAAATATTGCGCCTGCTGGCAAAGCGCATGCAGCTCGCGGGCCGTATCGTGGAGATCAAGAAGAAGGAAGGCATAGCCATTAACGATGATAAGCAGAATGAGCTCGTCGTGAAGCGGGCCATGGAGAAGGCGCTCGAGCTGGGCCTGGATACCGGGGCCGTGAAGGAGCTTTTCAAGGTCATCATCGATATGAGCATCAGCCGGCAGCATGAGCTCTCGGGCGAGGGCAGGCTTCCCTGA
- a CDS encoding sugar phosphate isomerase/epimerase family protein, whose product MYYGTLADPKGDSDILQEINYAKDAGFDFLEISAEGPKFTTSKLLSRAGEIKKARDEAGIFFTCHTPWGWNVGNPYKPIRDATLSEVIGVIGFAEEVEARLVTVHMHTRFGLYHRDEMIRHMAEGLSVLCDRAEKSGMPVTVENVDQSVDDFKKLFELEPRAKFHLDVGHANISCKGGANIADFIDTFKDRLYHVHVHDNKGGHGVDGDLHLALGMGNIDWHKVVNALKAAKYDKTVTFEVFSKNRQYLETSLDVFRGLAGGR is encoded by the coding sequence ATGTACTACGGAACGCTCGCCGACCCGAAGGGCGACAGCGACATCCTGCAGGAGATCAACTACGCGAAGGATGCCGGCTTCGACTTTCTGGAAATTAGCGCCGAGGGGCCCAAGTTCACTACCTCGAAGCTTTTATCGCGGGCAGGCGAGATAAAAAAGGCCCGGGACGAAGCCGGGATATTTTTCACCTGCCACACGCCCTGGGGATGGAACGTGGGCAACCCGTATAAGCCCATTAGGGACGCCACCCTGAGCGAGGTCATCGGCGTCATCGGCTTCGCGGAAGAGGTCGAGGCGAGGCTGGTCACGGTGCACATGCACACCCGGTTCGGGCTCTACCACAGGGACGAGATGATCCGCCATATGGCCGAAGGGCTGAGTGTTTTGTGCGACAGGGCGGAGAAGTCCGGCATGCCGGTCACCGTGGAGAACGTGGACCAGAGCGTCGATGACTTCAAGAAGCTGTTCGAGCTGGAGCCCAGGGCGAAGTTCCACCTCGACGTCGGCCACGCCAACATCTCCTGCAAGGGCGGCGCCAACATCGCCGACTTCATCGACACGTTCAAGGACAGGCTGTACCACGTCCACGTGCACGACAACAAGGGCGGCCACGGCGTCGATGGCGACCTTCACCTGGCCCTGGGCATGGGCAACATCGACTGGCACAAGGTGGTGAACGCGCTCAAAGCGGCAAAATATGATAAGACGGTCACCTTCGAGGTGTTCTCCAAGAACCGTCAGTACCTGGAGACGAGCCTGGACGTGTTCAGGGGCCTTGCCGGCGGCAGGTAA
- a CDS encoding galactose-1-phosphate uridylyltransferase, with protein MNELRRDYFLDRWVIIATDRARRPSDFIKARDPPAGAQGCSFCPGCEDKTPPSKASYFDDSHRPDEPGKPPLTGWTVRVIPNLYPAVKQEGVMLMDGRGMTASGVHEVIVESPLHDHHPQFMSDGEVKRLFRVYKDRYAEIAGIPYIRYISLFRNYGREAGASLAHAHSQLIALPIVPENIKEQGGLDYGRVIAEESGSPRAILDTAHTLAIAPYASCYTYEAWVIPKRKRRNLAEMTDEERDDFAVTARNVLARLSKLLSDPPYNYAFVQSVDDDVHMHLRIYPKLGIEAGFELNTRVHINSVTPESAAKSLREI; from the coding sequence ATGAACGAGTTACGCCGGGACTATTTTCTCGACCGATGGGTGATCATCGCGACCGACCGAGCCAGGCGGCCCAGCGACTTCATCAAGGCCCGGGACCCCCCTGCGGGAGCGCAGGGCTGCTCCTTCTGCCCCGGCTGCGAGGACAAGACTCCCCCGAGCAAGGCGAGCTACTTCGACGACAGCCACAGGCCCGACGAGCCCGGAAAGCCTCCCCTCACAGGGTGGACCGTCCGGGTGATACCAAACCTGTACCCGGCCGTAAAGCAGGAAGGCGTCATGCTCATGGACGGCAGGGGAATGACGGCATCGGGCGTCCACGAGGTCATCGTAGAGAGCCCCCTGCACGACCATCACCCCCAGTTCATGTCCGACGGCGAAGTTAAGCGCCTGTTCCGCGTTTATAAGGACCGCTACGCGGAGATCGCCGGCATACCCTACATCAGGTACATCTCTCTCTTCAGGAACTACGGCCGCGAGGCCGGGGCGTCGCTCGCTCACGCCCATTCCCAGCTCATCGCCCTCCCCATCGTGCCGGAGAATATAAAAGAGCAGGGCGGCCTCGACTACGGCCGGGTCATCGCGGAAGAGTCGGGCTCGCCGAGGGCTATCCTGGACACGGCACACACCCTGGCGATCGCCCCTTATGCCTCGTGCTACACGTACGAGGCCTGGGTCATCCCGAAGAGGAAGCGGAGGAACCTGGCGGAGATGACGGACGAGGAGAGGGACGACTTCGCCGTGACGGCGAGGAACGTGCTCGCCAGGCTGTCGAAGCTGCTCTCGGACCCACCGTATAATTATGCGTTCGTCCAGTCCGTGGACGACGATGTGCACATGCACCTGCGCATCTACCCAAAGCTGGGCATTGAGGCCGGCTTCGAGCTCAATACCAGGGTCCACATCAACTCCGTGACCCCTGAAAGCGCGGCTAAAAGCTTAAGGGAAATATAG
- a CDS encoding RAD55 family ATPase: MTEIKNRARFGIQDLDNALDGGLPRGSLVLIEEDTGAKSQILQSKFIADGLLNNEYCYIFNMEHPPQAIVNSLNVFGLEPEENINSDQLMIIDGFTDAFGWGEFVSKWKYVCHDLASITEVHDVVKQATAEIKPYNNLRGVVDSLTTLILASDSERSILNYIHHQMAIQKNYGTTTLYTIHMGAHRPELIKALEHIVDGVIWISKVEVDDEPRDVIQIKKLRDSKYSSRKYFFNADEEGAALEVMKKHP; encoded by the coding sequence ATGACCGAAATAAAGAACCGGGCCAGGTTCGGCATACAGGACCTGGACAACGCGCTCGACGGAGGCCTGCCAAGGGGGTCGCTCGTGCTCATCGAGGAGGACACGGGGGCCAAATCGCAGATCTTACAGAGCAAGTTCATCGCCGATGGGCTGCTCAACAACGAGTACTGCTACATCTTCAACATGGAGCATCCGCCCCAGGCGATCGTGAACTCGCTCAACGTGTTCGGCCTCGAGCCCGAGGAGAACATCAACAGCGACCAGCTTATGATCATCGACGGCTTCACCGACGCCTTCGGGTGGGGGGAGTTCGTCTCGAAGTGGAAGTACGTCTGCCACGACCTGGCCAGCATCACCGAGGTCCACGACGTGGTGAAGCAGGCCACGGCCGAGATCAAGCCGTATAATAATCTGAGGGGCGTCGTGGACTCGCTGACCACGCTAATCCTGGCCAGCGACTCCGAGCGCTCTATCTTAAACTACATCCACCACCAGATGGCCATCCAGAAGAACTACGGCACGACCACGCTCTACACGATCCACATGGGGGCGCATCGCCCCGAATTAATTAAAGCGCTGGAGCACATCGTGGACGGGGTCATCTGGATAAGCAAGGTCGAGGTGGACGACGAGCCCAGGGACGTCATACAGATAAAGAAGCTCCGGGATTCGAAGTACTCATCGCGCAAGTACTTCTTTAACGCGGACGAGGAAGGCGCCGCTCTCGAAGTGATGAAAAAGCATCCCTGA